A window from Staphylococcus succinus encodes these proteins:
- the eno gene encoding surface-displayed alpha-enolase, which translates to MPIITDVYAREVLDSRGNPTVEVEVLTESGAFGRALVPSGASTGEHEAVELRDGDKSRYLGKGVIKAVENVNDIIAPEIIEGEFSVLEQVSIDKMMIQLDGTENKGKLGANAILGVSIAVARAAADLLGQPLYKYLGGFNGKQLPVPMMNIVNGGSHSDAPIAFQEFMVLPVGAETFKESLRWGAEIFHNLKSILKDRGLETAVGDEGGFAPKFEGTEDAVETILEAIKAVGLEPGKDVFLGFDCASSEFFEDGVYNYAKFEGENGAKRTAEQQVDYLEELVNKYPIITIEDGMDENDWDGWKVLTDRIGDRVQLVGDDLFVTNTVKLSEGIEKGIGNSILIKVNQIGTLTETFDAIEMAQKAGYTAVVSHRSGETEDTTISDIAVATNAGQIKTGSLSRTDRIAKYNQLLRIEDELYETGKFDGLKSFYNLAK; encoded by the coding sequence ATGCCAATTATTACAGATGTTTACGCTCGCGAAGTCTTAGACTCACGTGGTAACCCAACAGTTGAAGTAGAAGTATTAACTGAAAGTGGCGCTTTTGGTCGCGCATTAGTACCATCAGGTGCTTCTACTGGTGAACATGAAGCAGTAGAATTACGTGACGGTGATAAATCACGTTATTTAGGTAAAGGTGTTATTAAAGCAGTTGAAAATGTTAATGACATTATCGCACCAGAAATTATTGAAGGTGAATTTTCAGTTTTAGAACAAGTATCTATCGACAAAATGATGATTCAATTAGATGGTACTGAAAATAAAGGTAAATTAGGTGCTAATGCTATTCTTGGTGTTTCAATCGCCGTAGCTCGTGCAGCAGCTGATTTATTAGGCCAACCACTTTACAAATATTTAGGCGGATTCAATGGTAAACAATTACCAGTTCCAATGATGAATATTGTAAATGGTGGATCTCACTCAGATGCTCCAATTGCATTCCAAGAGTTCATGGTATTACCAGTTGGTGCAGAAACATTTAAAGAATCATTACGTTGGGGAGCAGAAATCTTCCACAACCTTAAATCAATCCTTAAAGACCGTGGTTTAGAAACAGCAGTAGGCGACGAAGGTGGCTTCGCTCCTAAATTCGAAGGTACTGAAGATGCTGTAGAAACAATTTTAGAAGCTATTAAAGCAGTTGGTTTAGAACCAGGTAAAGATGTATTCTTAGGTTTTGACTGTGCTTCTTCAGAATTCTTTGAAGATGGCGTTTATAACTACGCTAAATTCGAAGGAGAAAATGGTGCTAAACGTACAGCAGAACAACAAGTTGACTACTTAGAAGAATTAGTTAACAAATATCCAATCATCACAATTGAAGATGGCATGGACGAAAACGACTGGGATGGTTGGAAAGTATTAACTGACCGTATCGGCGATCGTGTTCAATTAGTTGGTGACGATTTATTCGTTACAAACACTGTTAAATTATCTGAAGGTATTGAAAAAGGTATTGGTAACTCTATCTTAATCAAAGTTAACCAAATTGGTACTTTAACTGAAACATTTGACGCTATTGAAATGGCTCAAAAAGCTGGTTACACAGCAGTTGTATCTCACCGTTCAGGTGAAACAGAAGATACTACAATTTCTGACATCGCTGTTGCAACTAATGCAGGACAAATCAAAACAGGTTCATTATCAAGAACTGACCGTATTGCAAAATACAACCAATTATTACGTATTGAAGATGAATTATACGAAACAGGTAAG
- the gpmI gene encoding 2,3-bisphosphoglycerate-independent phosphoglycerate mutase: MAKQPTALIILDGFANRESEHGNAVKLANKPNFDRYYSNYPTTQIEASGLDVGLPEGQMGNSEVGHMNIGAGRVVYQSLTRINKSIEDGDFFDNDVLNDAIQHVKDNHSALHLFGLLSDGGVHSHYKHLFALLELAKKQGVENVYVHAFLDGRDVDQKSALKYIEETEAKFKDLGIGQFASISGRYYAMDRDKRWDREEKAYNAIRNFDGETFESAKAGVEANYAKDLTDEFVEPFIVTDQNNGINDGDSVIFYNFRPDRAGQLSEVFTDKAFEGFKVDRINDLFYATFTKYNDNVDAEIVFEKVDLTNTIGEVAQDNGLKQLRIAETEKFPHVTYFMSGGRNDEFEGERRRLIDSPKVATYDLKPEMSAYEVKDALIEELDKGDLDLILLNFANPDMVGHSGMLEPTVKAIEAVDECLGEVVDKIIDMGGHAIITADHGNSDMVLTDDDQPMTTHTTNPVPVIVTKEGVTLRETGRLGDLAPTLLDLLNVNQPEDMTGESLINH, translated from the coding sequence ATGGCTAAACAACCAACTGCATTAATTATTTTAGATGGTTTTGCAAACAGAGAGAGCGAACACGGTAATGCTGTGAAACTAGCTAACAAACCCAATTTTGATCGTTACTACAGTAACTACCCAACAACTCAAATCGAAGCAAGCGGTTTAGATGTAGGTCTTCCAGAAGGCCAAATGGGTAATTCAGAGGTTGGACATATGAATATTGGTGCCGGACGTGTTGTTTATCAAAGTTTGACTCGTATCAATAAGTCAATTGAAGACGGGGATTTCTTTGACAATGACGTATTAAACGATGCAATTCAACACGTAAAAGATAATCATTCAGCGCTTCATCTTTTTGGTTTGTTATCAGACGGTGGTGTGCATAGTCATTACAAACATTTATTTGCTTTATTAGAACTAGCGAAAAAGCAAGGCGTTGAAAACGTTTATGTACATGCATTCTTAGATGGACGTGATGTAGACCAAAAATCTGCATTAAAATATATCGAAGAAACTGAAGCTAAATTTAAAGACTTAGGCATTGGTCAATTCGCATCTATCTCAGGACGTTATTATGCAATGGATCGTGATAAACGTTGGGATAGAGAAGAAAAAGCTTATAATGCTATCCGTAATTTCGATGGAGAAACATTTGAGTCAGCAAAAGCTGGTGTCGAAGCAAATTATGCTAAAGATTTAACAGATGAATTTGTTGAACCATTTATCGTTACTGATCAAAATAACGGTATTAATGATGGCGATTCAGTAATATTTTATAACTTCCGTCCGGATAGAGCGGGACAACTTTCTGAAGTATTTACTGACAAAGCATTTGAAGGCTTTAAAGTAGATCGAATTAATGATCTATTCTATGCAACATTTACGAAATACAATGATAATGTTGACGCAGAAATTGTTTTTGAAAAAGTTGACTTAACTAACACAATTGGTGAAGTTGCTCAAGACAATGGTTTAAAACAATTGCGTATTGCTGAAACAGAAAAATTCCCACATGTAACTTATTTCATGAGTGGTGGACGTAATGATGAATTTGAAGGTGAACGTCGTCGTTTAATTGATTCACCTAAAGTTGCAACTTACGATTTAAAACCAGAAATGAGTGCATACGAAGTTAAAGATGCTTTAATAGAAGAGTTAGATAAAGGTGATTTGGATTTAATCTTATTAAACTTTGCTAATCCGGATATGGTTGGACATAGTGGTATGCTTGAACCAACTGTTAAAGCAATAGAAGCTGTAGACGAGTGTCTAGGTGAAGTCGTTGATAAAATTATCGATATGGGTGGTCATGCAATCATTACAGCCGACCATGGTAACTCAGACATGGTATTGACTGATGATGACCAACCAATGACGACACATACGACAAATCCAGTTCCTGTAATCGTTACTAAAGAAGGTGTAACATTACGTGAAACAGGCCGTTTAGGTGACTTAGCACCGACATTATTAGATTTACTTAATGTTAACCAACCAGAGGATATGACTGGTGAATCATTAATTAATCATTAA
- the tpiA gene encoding triose-phosphate isomerase: MRKPIIAGNWKMNKTVQEAKDFVNALPALPDTKEVESVICAPTIQLDALVTLINDGKAQGLQIGAQNAYFEDNGAFTGETSPVALSDLGVKFVVIGHSERREIFHETDEEINKKAHAVFNHGMTPIICVGETDEERESGKANEVVGNQVKKAVEGLSEEQLKQVVIAYEPIWAIGTGKSSTAKDANEMCAFVRETVAELSSQTVADATRIQYGGSVKPNNIKEYMAESDIDGALVGGASLKVEDFVQLLEGAK, encoded by the coding sequence ATGAGAAAACCAATTATCGCAGGTAACTGGAAAATGAACAAAACTGTTCAAGAAGCTAAAGATTTTGTTAATGCATTACCAGCTTTACCAGATACAAAAGAAGTAGAATCTGTTATTTGTGCCCCAACAATTCAATTAGACGCTTTAGTTACATTAATTAACGATGGTAAAGCGCAAGGCTTACAAATCGGTGCACAAAATGCATATTTCGAAGATAACGGTGCATTTACTGGTGAAACTTCTCCAGTTGCATTATCAGACTTAGGTGTGAAATTTGTTGTTATTGGACATTCAGAACGTCGTGAAATTTTCCACGAAACTGATGAAGAAATTAACAAGAAAGCACATGCTGTATTCAACCATGGCATGACACCAATCATCTGTGTAGGCGAAACAGACGAAGAACGTGAAAGTGGTAAAGCAAACGAAGTTGTTGGCAACCAAGTTAAAAAAGCTGTAGAAGGTTTATCTGAAGAACAATTGAAACAAGTTGTTATCGCATATGAACCAATCTGGGCTATTGGTACTGGTAAATCATCAACTGCTAAAGATGCAAACGAAATGTGTGCTTTCGTAAGAGAAACAGTTGCAGAATTATCTAGCCAAACAGTTGCAGATGCAACTCGTATTCAATATGGTGGCAGTGTTAAACCTAACAACATCAAAGAATACATGGCTGAATCAGATATTGATGGTGCATTAGTAGGTGGCGCATCACTTAAAGTTGAAGATTTTGTCCAATTGTTGGAAGGTGCAAAGTAA
- a CDS encoding phosphoglycerate kinase — protein sequence MAKKIVSDIELKGKTVLVRADFNVPMKDGEITNDNRIVQALTTINYIIDEGGKVVLFSHLGKVKEESDKAELTLKPVAEALSEKLGKDVKFIPETRGEQLEQAVKDLNEGDVLLVENTRFEDIDGKKESKNDPELGKYWASLGDVFVNDAFGTAHREHASNVGIASNLETVAGFLMEKEIKYIGGVVENPEKPVVAIIGGAKVSDKIGVITNLLNIADKVIIGGGMSYTFFKAQGKEIGLSLLEEDKVDFAKDLLERAGDQIVLPVDCKVSKEFSNDAVITEVSIDDIPADQEAMDVGPKTVELFKEQLQGAHTVIWNGPMGVFELSNFAKGTIGVCEAIAGLKDANTIIGGGDSAAAAISLGYANDFSHISTGGGASLEYLEGKELPGVVAIANK from the coding sequence ATGGCTAAAAAAATTGTATCTGACATAGAATTAAAAGGTAAAACTGTACTTGTCCGTGCTGATTTCAACGTCCCAATGAAAGATGGAGAAATCACAAACGATAACCGTATCGTTCAAGCATTAACGACTATCAATTATATTATTGATGAAGGTGGTAAAGTCGTATTATTCTCTCACTTAGGTAAAGTTAAAGAAGAAAGTGATAAAGCAGAATTGACTTTAAAACCTGTTGCAGAAGCTTTATCAGAGAAATTAGGTAAAGATGTTAAATTCATACCTGAGACTCGTGGCGAACAACTTGAACAAGCCGTTAAAGACCTTAATGAAGGAGATGTTCTTTTAGTCGAAAATACTCGTTTTGAAGATATTGACGGTAAAAAAGAATCTAAAAATGATCCTGAATTAGGTAAATACTGGGCTTCACTTGGTGACGTATTTGTAAATGATGCGTTCGGTACAGCTCACCGTGAACATGCTTCTAATGTAGGTATTGCATCTAACTTAGAAACTGTTGCAGGATTCTTAATGGAAAAAGAAATCAAATATATCGGTGGTGTAGTTGAGAACCCTGAGAAACCTGTAGTTGCAATTATTGGTGGAGCTAAAGTTTCAGATAAAATTGGTGTTATCACTAACTTATTGAATATTGCTGATAAAGTAATCATCGGTGGTGGAATGTCTTATACATTCTTTAAAGCACAAGGTAAAGAAATTGGTTTATCATTATTAGAAGAAGATAAAGTAGATTTCGCTAAAGACTTATTAGAACGTGCTGGTGACCAAATTGTATTACCAGTTGATTGTAAAGTTTCAAAAGAATTCTCAAATGATGCAGTAATTACTGAAGTTTCTATAGATGATATTCCAGCTGATCAAGAAGCAATGGATGTTGGACCGAAAACTGTAGAATTATTCAAAGAGCAATTACAAGGTGCGCACACAGTAATCTGGAATGGACCTATGGGTGTATTTGAATTAAGCAACTTTGCTAAAGGTACAATTGGAGTTTGTGAAGCAATTGCTGGCTTAAAAGATGCAAATACAATCATTGGTGGCGGCGATTCAGCTGCTGCAGCAATTTCATTAGGATACGCAAATGATTTCAGTCATATTTCAACAGGTGGCGGTGCATCATTAGAGTACCTAGAGGGTAAAGAATTACCAGGCGTTGTTGCAATCGCTAATAAATAA
- the gap gene encoding type I glyceraldehyde-3-phosphate dehydrogenase: MAVKVAINGFGRIGRLAFRRIQNVDGIDVVAVNDLTDDEMLAHLLKYDTMQGRFTGEVEVENDGFRVNGLEVKSFSEPDPNKLPWKDLDIDVVLECTGFFADKEKAEAHINAGAKKVLISAPATGDLKTIVYNTNHTELDGTETVVSGASCTTNSLAPVAKVLNDDFGLVEGLMTTIHAYTGDQSTQDAPHPKGDKRRARAAAENIIPNSTGAAKAIGLVIPEIDGKLDGGAQRVPVATGSLTEITVVLEKDVSVEDVNKAMKNASNESFGYTEDEIVSSDVVGMTYGSLFDATQTRVMTVGDRQLVKVAAWYDNEMSYTSQLVRTLEHLATQAK, translated from the coding sequence ATGGCAGTAAAAGTAGCAATTAATGGTTTTGGTAGAATTGGTCGTTTAGCATTTAGAAGAATTCAAAACGTTGACGGTATTGACGTAGTAGCAGTAAATGACTTAACAGATGACGAAATGTTAGCTCACTTATTAAAATATGATACAATGCAAGGTCGCTTCACAGGAGAAGTTGAAGTTGAAAATGACGGATTCCGTGTTAATGGTTTAGAAGTTAAATCATTCTCTGAACCAGATCCAAACAAATTACCTTGGAAAGACTTAGACATCGATGTTGTATTAGAATGTACTGGTTTCTTCGCTGATAAAGAAAAAGCAGAAGCTCACATTAATGCAGGTGCTAAAAAAGTATTAATTTCTGCTCCAGCAACTGGTGATCTTAAAACAATCGTTTACAATACGAACCACACTGAATTAGACGGTACAGAAACTGTAGTTTCAGGTGCTTCATGTACTACTAACTCATTAGCTCCAGTAGCTAAAGTATTAAATGACGACTTCGGTTTAGTTGAAGGTTTAATGACTACTATTCACGCATACACTGGTGACCAAAGTACTCAAGATGCTCCACATCCAAAAGGCGACAAACGTCGTGCACGTGCAGCAGCTGAAAACATTATCCCTAACTCAACTGGTGCTGCTAAAGCAATTGGTTTAGTTATCCCTGAAATCGATGGTAAATTAGACGGTGGCGCTCAACGTGTTCCAGTTGCAACTGGTTCATTAACTGAAATCACTGTTGTATTAGAAAAAGACGTAAGTGTTGAAGACGTTAACAAAGCAATGAAAAATGCTTCTAACGAATCATTTGGTTACACTGAAGATGAAATCGTTTCTTCTGACGTAGTTGGAATGACTTACGGTTCATTATTCGATGCAACTCAAACTCGTGTAATGACTGTTGGCGATCGTCAATTAGTTAAAGTAGCTGCTTGGTACGATAACGAAATGTCTTACACTTCACAATTAGTTCGTACATTAGAACACTTAGCAACTCAAGCTAAATAA
- a CDS encoding sugar-binding transcriptional regulator — MKDLIKIQQKLVPEIVEKMYRRFSILTTISKYQPVGRRSLSEYMDLTERVLRSETDALKKQELVKVKPTGMEITEEGEATVRQLNSYFNSYSDDHHLAQIIKEQYNIKDVYVIPGDSDSDKTVKIELARQAGQLVEDVLYEKSIVAVTGGSTMAYVSEAMHHQPYNVFFVPARGGLGENVVYQANTIAASMAQQTGGDYTTLYVPDNVSETTYNTLMLEPSVIHTLEKIKQSNITIHGIGDALKMARRRQSSSEVIDKLQHHNASGEAFGYYFDDQGEIVHKVKTIGLQLEDLESKKFIFAVAGGKSKGEAIKAYLSIAPNNTVLITDEGAARVIANNSNKK, encoded by the coding sequence GTGAAAGACTTGATAAAAATTCAACAGAAGTTAGTTCCTGAAATTGTTGAAAAGATGTATCGTCGTTTTTCAATTCTCACTACTATTTCTAAGTATCAACCTGTAGGTAGGCGTAGCTTAAGTGAATATATGGATTTAACTGAACGCGTGTTGCGATCTGAAACGGATGCATTGAAGAAGCAAGAACTTGTAAAGGTAAAGCCCACAGGCATGGAAATAACTGAAGAAGGTGAAGCAACGGTTCGCCAGTTAAATAGTTATTTTAATAGTTATTCTGACGACCATCATCTTGCTCAAATTATAAAAGAGCAGTACAACATCAAAGATGTTTATGTTATTCCAGGCGACTCTGATTCTGATAAGACAGTTAAGATTGAATTAGCACGTCAGGCGGGTCAACTTGTTGAAGATGTACTGTATGAAAAATCGATTGTTGCTGTGACAGGCGGTTCTACGATGGCATATGTCAGTGAAGCGATGCATCATCAGCCATACAATGTATTTTTTGTACCTGCCCGCGGTGGTCTTGGAGAGAATGTTGTATATCAAGCTAACACGATTGCAGCTAGTATGGCACAGCAAACGGGTGGCGATTATACAACATTGTATGTACCAGACAATGTGAGTGAGACAACGTATAATACACTGATGTTAGAGCCATCAGTGATTCACACACTTGAGAAAATAAAGCAATCCAATATTACGATCCATGGCATTGGTGATGCGCTGAAGATGGCGCGAAGACGTCAATCATCTAGTGAAGTTATAGATAAACTTCAACATCACAATGCCTCAGGCGAAGCATTTGGATATTATTTCGATGATCAAGGTGAAATCGTTCATAAAGTGAAAACGATTGGACTTCAATTAGAAGATCTTGAATCGAAAAAATTTATCTTTGCAGTAGCTGGGGGTAAATCAAAAGGGGAAGCAATTAAAGCTTACCTATCAATAGCGCCTAATAACACTGTTTTAATAACAGATGAAGGCGCGGCAAGAGTAATCGCAAACAATAGTAATAAAAAGTGA
- a CDS encoding DUF4887 domain-containing protein: MPKHKQDNDFDNQDNKKMSRFAKIVSGIIVLLLVGGLIFAIFAFVDHSNKANDRLNNQSQEKKENKKDKTKEEKKKKEKSTEESQQTQQQTQQQTQQQTQQQTQQQTQQPATAERTTEEKTTEERSTEEPSTEEKTTEEPSTEEKTTEEPSTEEKTTEEPSTEEKTTEEPSTEEKTTEEPSTEEKTTEEPSTEEKKTEEPTSEPATTQEKPSATSEPATSAKSSQSSGQEQSSQDNSANSKSTDDD, translated from the coding sequence ATGCCAAAGCATAAGCAGGATAATGATTTTGATAATCAAGATAACAAAAAAATGAGTCGTTTTGCAAAAATTGTAAGTGGAATCATTGTATTATTACTTGTAGGTGGATTGATATTTGCCATTTTCGCATTTGTGGATCATTCAAATAAAGCTAATGATCGCTTAAACAATCAAAGCCAAGAAAAGAAAGAAAATAAAAAAGATAAGACTAAAGAAGAGAAAAAGAAAAAAGAAAAATCTACTGAAGAGTCTCAACAGACGCAACAGCAGACACAACAACAAACACAGCAACAAACGCAACAACAAACACAGCAACAGACTCAACAACCTGCTACTGCTGAGCGTACTACAGAGGAAAAAACAACCGAAGAGCGTTCAACTGAAGAACCATCGACAGAAGAAAAAACAACCGAAGAGCCTTCCACAGAAGAAAAAACAACTGAAGAACCTTCTACAGAAGAGAAAACGACAGAAGAACCATCTACGGAAGAAAAAACAACTGAAGAGCCTTCCACAGAAGAGAAAACGACAGAAGAACCATCGACAGAAGAAAAAACAACTGAAGAACCTTCAACCGAGGAAAAAAAAACTGAAGAACCAACATCTGAGCCTGCAACAACACAAGAAAAGCCCAGCGCTACTAGTGAACCGGCCACATCAGCAAAAAGCAGTCAAAGTAGTGGACAAGAACAATCTTCTCAAGATAACAGCGCTAACTCAAAATCAACAGACGACGACTGA
- the clpP gene encoding ATP-dependent Clp endopeptidase proteolytic subunit ClpP, which translates to MNLIPTVIETTNRGERAYDIYSRLLKDRIIMLGSQIDDNVANSIVSQLLFLQAQDAEKDIYLYINSPGGSVTAGFAIYDTIQHIKPDVQTICIGMAASMGSFLLAAGAKGKRFALPNAEVMIHQPLGGAQGQATEIEIAANHILKTRSKLNQILADRTGQSIEKIEKDTDRDNFLSAEEAKTYGLVDQVMVPES; encoded by the coding sequence ATGAATTTAATACCTACAGTAATTGAAACAACAAATCGTGGGGAACGTGCATATGACATTTACTCACGCTTATTAAAAGATCGTATTATCATGTTAGGTTCACAAATCGATGATAATGTAGCAAACTCTATTGTTTCTCAATTATTATTCTTACAAGCACAAGATGCTGAAAAAGATATCTACCTTTACATCAACTCACCAGGTGGTAGTGTGACAGCTGGTTTTGCAATCTATGACACAATCCAACATATTAAACCAGATGTTCAAACAATTTGTATTGGTATGGCTGCGTCCATGGGTTCATTCTTACTTGCAGCTGGTGCAAAAGGCAAACGTTTTGCGTTGCCAAATGCTGAAGTAATGATTCACCAACCATTAGGTGGCGCGCAAGGTCAAGCTACAGAAATTGAAATTGCTGCGAACCATATTCTTAAAACACGTTCTAAATTAAATCAAATTTTAGCAGACCGTACAGGTCAATCTATTGAAAAAATCGAAAAAGATACAGATCGTGATAATTTCTTATCAGCTGAAGAAGCTAAAACATATGGTCTGGTTGACCAAGTCATGGTTCCAGAATCATAA
- a CDS encoding CDP-glycerol:glycerophosphate glycerophosphotransferase → MNFSIIITYKNKWGNEKYINNCLDSIINQTYNSYEVILVHNDTELIDRLCKNRELTIKQLKMSENDNISDYKNKAIKNASGEFLVFLDADDYLHPNALIYAQQMIEDKNESIDIYKFGISKTNLDKTATLSTNSRAFFDNEAFNKLEVLLNETGIPVSNKQVKGIINGLFEKQMISHQFTTIKPKNYLKNLNYQFKLHSFIIRKSFLIENQLFFETDNPLYNDIPFLMDLYNKTNHIVQSSTKLYYKYIHNDSINSPSLTQEEHDDRFLQRIKALKEGLEKCVNLNLAKQIKIEAIRYYLYKIVKSSLFNGSYSEIHEIYQLLHKILNYPSSKIKLSKRHDLEITAIKNGKFKKAFMLSKTRVLGYKTYQFIKPKNQKFRQKKLQKNLFTKLPIKENTILYESFLGKNYSDSPKAIFKYLLENDKDTWQHVWILNDESLIENQEEFKNKNVKIIKRFGWKYFYYVTVSKYFVLNMRQPKWLFKKDEQTILSTWHGTPLKRLVFDMENVTSANKNYKKDFYTQSRKWDYLIAANKYSEEIFESAFMYPKEDILTYGYPRNDILHNYSDEHKRNIKQKLNLPASKKVILYAPTWRDDEFHSAGNYKFKLQMDLERMCEEFGDEYVIALRMHYFISDNMDLTGFEGFAYDFSKYNDINDLYISSDILITDYSSVFFDYANLRKPILFFTYDIEKYQSMLRGFYIDVYNELPGPLLLTNDQLVDSIKNLNLTKEKYKEKYAEFYQRYCYLEDGNATKRIVEAVIK, encoded by the coding sequence ATGAATTTCTCTATTATAATTACATATAAAAATAAATGGGGGAATGAAAAATACATCAATAATTGTTTAGATAGTATTATTAATCAGACATATAATAGTTATGAAGTTATTCTGGTACATAATGACACAGAATTAATCGATAGACTATGTAAGAATAGAGAACTAACTATTAAACAATTAAAAATGAGCGAAAACGATAATATTTCAGATTATAAAAATAAAGCAATTAAAAATGCTTCTGGAGAGTTTTTAGTTTTCTTAGATGCAGATGATTACTTACATCCCAATGCTTTAATTTATGCTCAACAAATGATTGAAGATAAAAATGAAAGTATCGATATTTATAAATTTGGTATTAGCAAAACTAATTTAGATAAAACTGCAACATTAAGTACAAATAGTAGAGCCTTTTTTGATAACGAAGCATTTAATAAGTTAGAAGTATTATTAAATGAAACAGGTATACCGGTTAGTAATAAGCAAGTTAAAGGTATAATAAACGGTTTGTTTGAAAAACAAATGATTAGCCATCAATTTACTACAATTAAACCTAAAAACTATTTGAAAAATTTAAATTACCAATTTAAACTACATAGCTTTATTATTCGAAAATCTTTCTTAATTGAAAATCAACTCTTTTTTGAAACTGATAACCCACTATATAATGATATTCCTTTTTTAATGGATCTTTATAATAAAACCAATCACATCGTACAATCCAGCACAAAATTATATTATAAATATATACATAATGATTCAATAAATAGTCCTTCTTTAACACAGGAAGAACATGATGATAGATTTTTACAAAGAATAAAAGCATTAAAAGAAGGCTTAGAAAAATGTGTGAATTTAAATTTAGCAAAACAAATAAAAATTGAAGCAATAAGATATTATTTATATAAAATTGTAAAAAGTAGTTTGTTTAATGGATCTTATAGTGAAATTCACGAAATATATCAATTATTACATAAAATTTTAAACTACCCATCATCTAAAATTAAGTTGAGTAAACGACATGATCTTGAAATCACTGCTATAAAAAATGGGAAATTTAAAAAAGCATTCATGTTAAGTAAAACTAGAGTATTAGGTTATAAAACGTATCAATTTATTAAACCTAAAAATCAAAAATTTAGACAGAAAAAATTACAAAAAAATTTATTTACCAAATTGCCTATAAAAGAAAATACTATTCTATACGAAAGCTTTTTAGGTAAAAATTATTCTGACAGTCCTAAAGCGATTTTTAAGTATCTTTTAGAAAATGATAAAGATACTTGGCAACATGTATGGATATTAAATGATGAAAGTCTTATTGAAAACCAAGAAGAGTTTAAGAATAAAAATGTGAAAATCATAAAACGTTTTGGTTGGAAGTACTTTTATTACGTAACTGTATCTAAATATTTCGTATTAAATATGCGACAACCGAAATGGTTATTTAAAAAAGATGAACAAACAATTTTATCAACATGGCATGGAACGCCTTTAAAACGCCTTGTATTCGATATGGAAAATGTGACATCTGCTAACAAAAATTATAAAAAAGATTTTTATACCCAATCTAGAAAATGGGATTATTTAATTGCAGCTAATAAGTATAGCGAAGAAATATTTGAAAGTGCCTTTATGTATCCAAAAGAAGATATATTAACTTATGGATATCCAAGGAATGATATATTACATAATTATTCTGATGAACATAAACGTAATATTAAACAAAAATTGAATTTGCCTGCATCTAAAAAAGTAATTTTATATGCTCCCACATGGCGAGATGATGAATTCCATTCAGCTGGGAATTATAAATTTAAATTACAAATGGATTTAGAAAGAATGTGTGAAGAGTTTGGCGACGAATACGTTATCGCTTTAAGAATGCATTATTTCATTTCAGATAATATGGATTTAACAGGTTTTGAAGGTTTTGCTTATGATTTTTCTAAGTACAACGATATTAATGATCTATATATTTCAAGTGATATTTTAATTACAGATTATTCATCTGTATTCTTTGATTATGCGAACTTAAGAAAACCAATATTATTTTTCACTTATGATATCGAGAAATATCAAAGTATGCTAAGAGGATTTTACATAGACGTATACAATGAATTGCCGGGACCGTTATTACTTACGAATGATCAATTAGTAGATTCCATCAAAAATTTAAATTTAACAAAAGAAAAGTATAAAGAAAAATATGCTGAATTCTATCAAAGATATTGCTATTTAGAAGATGGTAACGCTACTAAAAGAATAGTGGAAGCAGTTATAAAATAA